In Campylobacter vicugnae, a genomic segment contains:
- a CDS encoding MOSC domain-containing protein, with the protein MAVVESLNIGAIKNYGKFSSAMHKSAIDSGFCDFNGIKGDKLSDTIHHGGKYKALFANAVSNYLAFSKFASKKLELGQMGENLSISGLDENSVCIGDIHRVGSTLLRVSEPRKPCAKLSKIIAEGMTKFIFENGLSGWYYEVLEPGQINCKDIIEVVKTDENQLSVMELNMLFFAPKQNLHLIPKLQTLNIRDEWKESINARIKGIYDNSYMYQL; encoded by the coding sequence ATGGCAGTGGTAGAATCTTTAAACATCGGTGCTATAAAAAACTATGGCAAATTTAGTAGCGCTATGCACAAAAGTGCTATAGATAGTGGATTTTGTGATTTTAATGGAATTAAGGGAGATAAGCTTAGCGATACTATTCATCACGGAGGCAAATATAAAGCACTTTTTGCCAATGCAGTAAGTAACTATTTAGCCTTTAGCAAATTTGCGTCTAAAAAATTAGAGCTAGGACAAATGGGAGAGAACTTAAGCATATCTGGTCTTGATGAAAATAGCGTATGTATAGGCGATATTCACCGTGTAGGATCTACACTTTTAAGAGTTAGCGAACCTAGAAAACCGTGTGCAAAATTAAGCAAAATAATAGCTGAAGGTATGACTAAATTTATATTTGAAAATGGACTTAGTGGGTGGTATTATGAGGTTTTAGAACCTGGCCAAATAAACTGCAAAGATATAATAGAAGTAGTTAAAACCGATGAAAACCAGCTAAGTGTAATGGAGCTAAATATGCTATTTTTTGCTCCAAAGCAAAATCTGCATTTGATTCCAAAGCTTCAAACTTTAAATATAAGAGATGAGTGGAAAGAGAGCATAAATGCTAGAATAAAAGGTATTTATGATAATTCATATATGTATCAACTTTAA
- the sppA gene encoding signal peptide peptidase SppA yields the protein MQLLKSIFAPIKGIFKFINEYFKSMIFILILLIIVANSSDKSGANLMEINLNGAIIDDTEMLAQIELAKDPSIKGVLININSPGGDMSSSVAISDAITSLKSHKPVIAYASGTMASGSYYAAINADKIYANRASFIGSIGVIIQTPNLEELSKKLGITAQVVKAGEFKEAGTFTRSWNSDEKAALQSLVNDSYNLFITDVAKARNLDLNSSQEWANARVFLANKALELGLIDGIMSYHEAKKELENLSNVAVSIWYETPAVQKFINNISKQSINLLISTLNQKSILWQW from the coding sequence ATGCAACTATTAAAAAGTATATTCGCCCCTATTAAAGGGATTTTTAAATTTATAAATGAGTATTTTAAAAGTATGATTTTTATATTGATACTTTTAATTATTGTAGCAAATAGCTCTGATAAATCTGGAGCTAATCTAATGGAGATTAATCTAAATGGAGCAATAATCGATGATACAGAGATGTTAGCTCAAATAGAACTAGCCAAAGATCCATCTATTAAAGGTGTATTAATCAACATCAATAGTCCAGGCGGAGATATGAGCTCTAGTGTGGCTATTAGTGATGCTATAACTTCTCTTAAAAGCCATAAACCAGTAATAGCTTACGCTAGTGGCACTATGGCAAGTGGAAGTTACTATGCAGCAATTAATGCTGATAAAATTTATGCTAATCGTGCTAGTTTTATTGGATCTATTGGCGTAATTATTCAAACGCCAAATTTAGAAGAGCTATCTAAAAAGCTTGGAATCACAGCCCAAGTAGTCAAAGCTGGAGAGTTTAAAGAGGCTGGCACCTTTACTCGTAGCTGGAATAGCGATGAAAAAGCTGCCCTTCAATCCTTAGTAAATGATAGCTACAATCTATTTATCACCGATGTTGCTAAGGCTAGAAATCTAGATCTAAATAGCAGCCAAGAGTGGGCAAATGCAAGGGTATTTTTAGCAAATAAGGCCTTAGAACTAGGGCTAATTGATGGGATTATGAGCTATCACGAAGCTAAAAAAGAGCTAGAAAATCTAAGCAATGTTGCTGTTTCTATCTGGTATGAGACTCCAGCAGTACAAAAATTTATAAATAATATATCAAAACAGAGCATAAATTTATTAATCTCTACACTAAATCAAAAGAGTATTTTATGGCAGTGGTAG
- the mqnF gene encoding aminofutalosine deaminase family hydrolase, translating to MKILKAKFIILCNESFEVLQNSAIAFSDKIEKIAKFDELINEYKDAKVIDFSNDIAMPALINSHIHLEYSANKTNLDYGDFVSWLKSIIANGQTLANSNKDNTIKQAISTQLKAGVSTIGEISSFGLSALHCINSPIRTVYFNEILGSNIAMIEQQWNGFLQRFKTSNELKSDLFIPAISVHSPYSTHIELAKKAINLAKENDMMIATHFMESLDEKRWLESSDSGFSEFFKEFNKNAKPFYTPSSFIELFKDVRTLFIHSVFAKNYLHLLDKNLHSIASCPVSNRLLSAKFDLSNALDNNINVSLATDGLSSNISLNIWDELRAAMMTHSDINLTKFAKFAIKSVTTNPAKALNLNLGELKAGNIADIAIFNGFDVSDIDQLCIELILHTKEAKALYIKGEKCNY from the coding sequence ATGAAAATATTAAAAGCCAAATTTATAATTTTATGCAATGAAAGCTTTGAAGTGTTGCAAAACTCTGCCATAGCCTTTAGTGATAAAATTGAAAAAATAGCCAAATTTGATGAACTTATCAATGAGTATAAAGATGCTAAAGTAATTGATTTTAGCAATGATATTGCTATGCCAGCACTTATTAACTCACATATTCATCTTGAATATAGTGCTAATAAAACCAATCTTGATTATGGCGATTTTGTAAGCTGGTTAAAAAGCATTATAGCAAATGGGCAAACCCTTGCAAATAGTAATAAAGATAACACTATCAAACAAGCAATATCTACACAATTAAAGGCTGGAGTAAGCACTATTGGCGAGATTTCAAGCTTTGGTTTGAGTGCTTTACATTGTATTAATTCGCCTATTAGAACGGTGTATTTTAATGAAATCTTAGGATCAAACATAGCAATGATAGAGCAGCAATGGAATGGATTTTTACAACGCTTTAAAACCTCAAATGAACTAAAAAGCGATCTATTTATCCCAGCTATTAGCGTGCATTCTCCATACTCTACTCACATAGAACTAGCCAAAAAAGCTATAAATTTAGCCAAAGAAAATGATATGATGATAGCTACACACTTTATGGAGAGCCTAGATGAAAAAAGATGGCTAGAGAGCAGTGATAGTGGTTTTAGCGAGTTTTTTAAAGAGTTTAATAAAAATGCCAAACCTTTTTACACTCCTAGTTCATTTATAGAACTCTTTAAAGATGTTAGAACTCTATTTATTCACTCTGTTTTTGCTAAAAACTACTTACATCTACTAGATAAAAATCTTCATTCAATAGCTAGTTGCCCTGTTTCAAACCGCTTATTAAGTGCTAAATTTGATCTATCAAACGCTCTTGATAATAATATAAATGTATCCTTAGCTACTGATGGTCTAAGTTCTAATATTAGCCTAAATATATGGGATGAGCTAAGGGCTGCTATGATGACTCATAGCGATATAAATTTAACTAAATTTGCTAAATTTGCTATAAAATCAGTAACTACCAATCCAGCCAAAGCGCTAAATTTAAATTTAGGCGAGTTAAAAGCTGGCAATATCGCTGATATAGCTATTTTTAATGGTTTTGATGTAAGCGATATAGATCAGCTCTGTATAGAATTAATACTTCACACCAAAGAGGCTAAAGCCCTATATATCAAAGGAGAAAAATGCAACTATTAA
- the aroQ gene encoding type II 3-dehydroquinate dehydratase: MKIMVIQGPNINMLGKRERKVYGVMTMDDIHEQMKAVAEQAGVGIEFFQSNFEGEIVDKIQECLGEFDGIIINPAAYTHTSIAIRDALSSVNLPAIEVHISNIYQREEFRHKSLIAPVCAGHIAGFGPIGYHLAMIGMLQIFEQIKRMEADSKDA; the protein is encoded by the coding sequence ATGAAAATAATGGTAATCCAAGGACCAAATATTAATATGCTTGGAAAGAGAGAGCGTAAAGTTTATGGCGTGATGACAATGGATGATATTCATGAACAGATGAAGGCTGTAGCTGAACAAGCTGGGGTTGGAATTGAGTTTTTTCAAAGTAATTTTGAGGGTGAAATCGTAGATAAAATTCAAGAATGCCTAGGAGAATTTGATGGTATTATCATCAATCCAGCGGCCTATACTCATACATCAATTGCTATTAGAGATGCGTTATCATCTGTAAATTTACCAGCTATTGAGGTGCATATTAGCAATATTTATCAAAGAGAAGAGTTCCGTCATAAAAGTTTAATAGCGCCAGTTTGTGCTGGACATATTGCTGGATTTGGGCCGATTGGCTATCATTTAGCAATGATTGGAATGCTTCAAATATTTGAACAAATCAAACGCATGGAAGCAGATTCTAAAGATGCATAA
- a CDS encoding M24 family metallopeptidase yields MHNYILKDENAVYFECGYSCDNEIFIKFGDKRFFITDSRYAIEARARIENSEVIESKDIIKSARVLLRSLGVRDMVFNPSDFSHFEFANLSRDLHLNFKPKNEFSKLKRQVKSSLEIEILRHAAQLGASKFDELSKIIKEGMSEKLINFNAENILRDSGNLALSFDPITAINTNAAKAHALPLDERIKNGDLLLVDAGVKYQRYCSDRTRTVEFGDKFEFSKEQKFTNSKQNEIYHIVKEAQSLAIKAAKPGVKACDIDAAARNFIAKNGYGDCFFHSTGHGVGLDIHEFPIISPRSSTIIEPGMVFSIEPGIYIEGEFGVRIEDVVVITNDGCEVL; encoded by the coding sequence ATGCATAACTATATCTTAAAAGATGAAAATGCTGTATATTTTGAGTGTGGTTATAGCTGTGATAATGAGATATTTATAAAATTTGGTGATAAGAGATTTTTTATCACCGATTCTAGATATGCCATTGAAGCTAGAGCCAGAATTGAAAATAGCGAGGTAATTGAATCAAAAGATATAATAAAAAGCGCTAGAGTTTTACTAAGAAGTCTTGGAGTGCGTGATATGGTTTTTAATCCAAGTGATTTTAGCCATTTTGAATTTGCAAATTTAAGTCGTGATTTACATCTAAACTTCAAGCCTAAAAATGAATTCTCAAAGCTAAAACGCCAGGTAAAAAGTAGCTTAGAGATTGAGATTTTGCGTCATGCTGCACAGCTAGGGGCTAGTAAATTTGATGAGCTATCAAAGATTATAAAAGAAGGTATGAGTGAAAAATTGATAAATTTTAATGCTGAGAATATATTAAGAGATAGTGGAAATTTAGCTCTTAGTTTTGATCCTATTACTGCGATAAATACAAATGCAGCAAAGGCTCATGCTCTACCTCTTGATGAGCGTATAAAAAATGGTGATTTATTATTAGTAGATGCTGGGGTAAAATATCAAAGATACTGCTCAGATCGTACTAGAACGGTGGAGTTTGGGGATAAATTTGAGTTTAGCAAGGAGCAAAAATTTACAAACTCCAAACAAAATGAGATCTATCACATAGTAAAAGAGGCTCAAAGCCTAGCTATAAAAGCAGCCAAACCAGGTGTAAAAGCCTGTGATATAGATGCTGCAGCAAGAAATTTTATAGCTAAAAATGGATATGGTGATTGCTTTTTTCACTCTACTGGTCATGGAGTAGGGCTTGATATTCATGAATTTCCTATAATTAGCCCACGAAGTAGTACTATAATTGAGCCTGGAATGGTTTTTAGTATTGAACCTGGAATTTATATTGAGGGTGAGTTTGGCGTGCGTATAGAAGATGTTGTAGTTATAACTAATGATGGATGTGAAGTGCTTTGA
- the folK gene encoding 2-amino-4-hydroxy-6-hydroxymethyldihydropteridine diphosphokinase, whose protein sequence is MEKICIDGAKMLLRSRYFPCEFKTFASHKYTAIIGLGGNIGNTARIFDRFLNLILKDRRFAIMQSSPMLVNKAFGYASRDYINAVIILKTSLYAKEILRIMHCFEARFKRTREFKNSPRTLDLDILYFSAKSYNNNILTLPHPGASSRPSVFIPLGLMKGV, encoded by the coding sequence ATGGAAAAAATATGCATAGATGGAGCTAAAATGCTACTTAGAAGTAGATATTTTCCTTGTGAATTTAAAACCTTTGCTTCGCATAAATATACTGCTATCATCGGTCTTGGAGGTAATATTGGTAATACTGCAAGAATATTTGATAGATTTTTAAATTTGATTTTAAAAGATAGGCGTTTTGCTATTATGCAAAGTTCGCCAATGCTAGTCAATAAAGCATTTGGCTATGCTAGCAGAGATTATATAAATGCAGTTATAATCCTTAAAACTTCCTTATATGCTAAGGAAATTTTAAGGATTATGCACTGTTTTGAAGCTAGATTTAAGCGTACAAGAGAGTTTAAAAACTCGCCTAGAACATTAGATTTAGATATATTATATTTTAGTGCTAAGAGTTATAATAATAATATTTTGACCCTACCTCATCCAGGGGCTAGTAGCAGACCAAGCGTATTTATCCCGCTAGGTCTTATGAAAGGAGTATAA
- the flhF gene encoding flagellar biosynthesis protein FlhF, translating into MATVLKTFTGESAIEALKKAKEECGESAMLVTTKQIQPKTLNKKPLYEILVSVEEKAPSQTAAQKNKQAQITQIQKQIEAYTLGSTQSPRPASKIDNPYTNNNSNIEQENSDILLNISQAAKEISKVAGVSNELNEYKSAEYDKKIDEVAKEVNKLNQKISMIADMIWDDKSQNRDDIIIPPEFSTIYKLAKQSGMKSEHLKGIMQATIENMPSSMKSNPSTVKRYFYSLLRNMLPCRSESFESKKQRIMMLVGPTGVGKTTTLSKLAYKFAHGDEVRYKTGIITLDTYRLGAVEQLFQYAKIMNIPILDAIEPDDFRSAIKSLSNCDLILVDTMGSSQYDREKLSRLHAFLKECGSKVDVSLVVSAGSKIDDLLEIYNNFATLDIDTLIITKFDETKIFGNIFSLIYETGVPVSFFSTGQNVPDDIMEAKSEFLVSCVLDGFKGDE; encoded by the coding sequence ATGGCTACAGTTTTAAAGACTTTTACAGGAGAGAGTGCAATAGAAGCACTTAAAAAAGCCAAAGAGGAGTGTGGTGAGAGCGCAATGCTAGTAACCACTAAGCAAATTCAGCCAAAAACTCTAAACAAAAAGCCTCTATATGAGATTTTAGTAAGCGTAGAAGAAAAAGCACCCTCACAAACTGCTGCACAAAAAAACAAACAAGCCCAAATAACTCAAATTCAAAAACAGATTGAAGCATATACATTAGGTTCAACCCAAAGCCCACGACCAGCATCAAAGATTGATAACCCATATACAAATAATAACTCAAATATAGAACAAGAAAATAGCGATATACTACTAAATATTTCCCAAGCTGCAAAAGAGATTAGTAAGGTAGCTGGAGTAAGCAACGAACTAAATGAGTATAAATCTGCAGAGTATGATAAAAAAATTGATGAAGTAGCCAAAGAGGTAAATAAACTCAATCAAAAAATCTCCATGATAGCTGATATGATTTGGGATGATAAGTCTCAAAATCGTGATGATATTATTATTCCACCAGAGTTTTCTACTATATATAAATTAGCCAAACAAAGTGGTATGAAAAGTGAACATCTAAAAGGTATAATGCAAGCTACAATTGAAAATATGCCATCATCTATGAAAAGCAATCCATCTACTGTAAAACGCTATTTTTACTCACTATTACGCAATATGCTACCTTGTAGAAGTGAGAGCTTTGAGAGTAAAAAACAAAGAATTATGATGCTTGTAGGTCCAACTGGAGTTGGTAAAACTACAACACTTTCAAAATTAGCTTATAAATTTGCTCATGGTGATGAGGTTAGATACAAAACTGGAATTATAACTCTTGATACATATAGACTTGGAGCCGTTGAACAATTATTTCAATATGCTAAGATAATGAATATACCAATACTTGATGCAATTGAACCTGATGATTTTCGCTCTGCTATTAAGAGCTTATCAAACTGCGATTTGATTTTAGTTGATACTATGGGAAGCAGTCAATATGATAGAGAAAAGTTATCTCGTCTTCATGCATTTTTAAAAGAGTGCGGAAGTAAGGTTGATGTAAGTTTAGTTGTATCGGCTGGTTCAAAAATTGATGATTTACTAGAAATTTATAATAATTTTGCAACTTTAGATATTGATACATTGATAATTACCAAATTTGATGAAACAAAGATATTTGGTAATATTTTTTCGCTGATTTATGAGACTGGCGTGCCGGTAAGCTTTTTTTCTACTGGACAAAATGTCCCTGATGATATTATGGAGGCTAAAAGCGAATTTTTAGTAAGTTGTGTTTTAGATGGATTTAAAGGAGATGAGTGA
- a CDS encoding P-loop NTPase: MDQADKLRELMIAQKIKKSTHFIAITSGKGGVGKSTISANLANLLASSGYKVVLFDADIGLANLDVLLNVKITKNMLDVLKGECPLEDILIKVKPNLTLIPGESGDEIFKFNDQFLYEKFLNQASVLKNVDFVIIDTGAGIGSSTQVFLEACDEIIVVTVPDPAAITDAYATIKVISKMKSDVFMLINQTRNSDEAQKIFQTIKTVADKNITHRLNLSLLGWVPSDKVVSKSIKQRSLFSSDAPHSIATIQLKRAANTLLEKLERKVLDTSEDRSFAGFFKRLVEQF; encoded by the coding sequence ATGGATCAAGCAGATAAATTAAGAGAGTTAATGATAGCTCAAAAGATTAAAAAATCAACCCACTTCATCGCAATCACCAGCGGCAAAGGCGGAGTAGGTAAATCTACAATAAGTGCAAATTTAGCCAATCTTTTAGCATCTAGTGGATATAAAGTTGTATTATTTGATGCTGATATAGGTCTTGCTAATTTAGATGTTTTATTAAATGTTAAAATTACCAAAAATATGCTAGATGTATTAAAAGGCGAGTGTCCACTTGAAGATATATTGATTAAAGTTAAGCCAAATTTAACTCTAATACCAGGCGAGAGTGGAGATGAAATTTTTAAATTTAATGATCAATTTTTATATGAGAAATTTTTAAATCAAGCCTCAGTTTTAAAAAATGTAGATTTTGTTATTATCGATACTGGTGCTGGGATCGGATCTAGTACGCAGGTATTTTTAGAAGCGTGTGATGAGATAATTGTAGTTACAGTGCCAGACCCAGCAGCTATCACTGATGCATATGCTACTATTAAAGTGATATCTAAGATGAAAAGTGATGTCTTTATGCTTATTAATCAAACTAGAAATTCAGATGAGGCACAAAAGATATTCCAAACAATTAAAACCGTAGCTGATAAAAATATTACTCATAGATTAAATTTAAGTCTTTTAGGTTGGGTTCCAAGCGATAAAGTAGTATCAAAAAGTATTAAACAAAGAAGTCTATTTAGCAGTGATGCTCCTCACTCTATTGCGACAATACAGCTCAAAAGGGCCGCAAATACTCTTCTTGAAAAATTGGAACGAAAAGTGCTTGATACTAGTGAAGATAGAAGTTTTGCTGGCTTTTTCAAGCGTTTAGTAGAGCAGTTTTAA